A single region of the Silene latifolia isolate original U9 population chromosome 8, ASM4854445v1, whole genome shotgun sequence genome encodes:
- the LOC141594960 gene encoding uncharacterized protein LOC141594960 has product MGTLETPRSTLCNISHDDDDDNSNDGESDEGKIVHDSHVSNNPDAFDDDLIERLTHMIDEHNVLAKVFRTARDRFTADDCKDIKLCLIERRAKDGRTYNLPNANEVGALIVGDIGCIFDERDIIVETQNEKLQRINELHLSYLALQYPLLFPFGEDGYMIENYQDAMASCKEFGFPDLFITFTCNPKWPEISRYVKRIGVRPGDRPDILCKVSKIKLDQLIRDLKNKKLFGRVQSVMYTAEFQKGGLPHVHILLFLHREDKFPNPESIDKIISAEIPDKEKNPRLYQIVSELMIHGLCGNTNRQLPCMENGKCSKHSPKKLTEHTTVDKEGYPVCRRRNNSVKIVKGTFEVDNGYVIPYNLTLLLKYHAHVNVEWCNQSRSINYMFKYINKGNDRVTAAVSACDSEEVDEIKMYYDCRYILACEAA; this is encoded by the exons CTCGAATAATCCAGATGCATTCGATGATGATTTGATTGAACGATTGACGCACATGATAGATGAGCACAACGTCCTCGCTAAAGTATTTAGAACGGCTAGAGATCGATTCACCGCAGATGATTGCAAAGACATAAAACTGTGTCTAATTGAAAGAAGGGCAAAAGATGGGAGGACTTACAATCTCCCTAATGCAAACGAAGTAGGAGCTCTTATAGTTGGAGATATTGGGTGTATATTTGATGAGAGAGACATAATAGTCGAGACACAGAATGAGAAGTTACAAAGAATAAACGAGTTGCATCTTTCCTATCTTGCACTTCAATACCCCTTGCTCTTTCCCTTCGGTGAAGATGG ATACATGATTGAAAATTATCAAGATGCCATGGCTAGTTGCAAGGAATTTGGGTTTCCAGATTTATTTATAACATTTACTTGCAACCCAAAATGGCCAGAGATCAGTAGGTATGTGAAGAGGATTGGTGTGCGGCCAGGGGATAGACCTGATATTCTATGTAAGGTGTCTAAGATAAAGTTGGATCAACTGATCAGAGACTTGAAAAATAAAAAACTATTCGGTCGAGTTCAATCAG TTATGTACACTGCAGAGTTTCAAAAGGGTGGCTTACCACATGTGCATATATTGCTCTTTTTGCACCGAGAAGATAAATTCCCAAATCCAGAGTCTATTGATAAAATCATTTCTGCAGAGATTCCTGACAAAGAAAAGAACCCACGTTTGTATCAAATTGTCTCAGAGTTAATGATACACGGCCTGTGTGGGAATACTAACCGACAATTACCATGTATGGAAAATGGAAAGTGCTCAAAGCATTCTCCAAAAAAACTTACTGAGCACACCACCGTTGACAAAGAAGGATATCCGGTGTGCAGAAGAAGGAATAACAGCGTGAAGATTGTGAAAGGAACATTTGAAGTTGACAATGGATATGTCATCCCGTACAATCTTACTCTGCTTCTAAAATACCACGCACATGTTAATGTCGAATGGTGCAATCAATCCAGATCCATTAATTATATGTTTAAATATATAAACAAGGGTAATGATCGCGTTACTGCGGCTGTCTCTGCCTGTGATTCAGAAGAAGTGGATGAGATCAAGATGTATTATGATTGCCGTTATATTTTAGCATGTGAAGCAGCTTGA
- the LOC141594959 gene encoding uncharacterized protein LOC141594959 — MWISKYFQERAILAPTNEIVAKVNDYVLSKMTGAMKEYLSSDSISKAEGYTSNQEELYSAEFLNFIRCVDLPNHKITLKIGNPIMLMRNLDQLVGLCNGTRVVVNQHGNHIIQAIVITGSNISHKVLISRRSLTPYASNTLPINFQRRQLPVMVCYVMTINKIQGQSLLHVELYLPRPVFSHGQLYIVISRVTSKKGLKILICDHDSRTLSTTENVVYKEVFENL; from the coding sequence ATGTGGATATCAAAGTACTTTCAAGAGAGGGCAATTCTAGCTCCTACAAACGAAATAGTTGCAAAGGTCAATGATTATGTTTTATCGAAGATGACCGGGGCTATGAAAGAATACTTGAGTTCTGATAGCATTAGCAAAGCCGAGGGATATACGAGTAATCAAGAAGAGTTGTACTCCGCTGAGTTCTTGAATTTCATTAGATGCGTTGATCTTCCAAATCACAAGATAACATTAAAGATTGGCAACCCGATTATGCTCATGAGAAACCTTGATCAGTTAGTTGGGTTATGCAATGGTACTAGAGTGGTAGTCAACCAACACGGAAACCATATAATCCAAGCCATTGTTATCACCGGGAGCAACATAagccacaaggttctcatttcgcGAAGGAGTTTAACCCCGTATGCTAGCAATACACTACCTATAAATTTTCAGCGCAGACAACTTCCGGTGATGGTTTGCTATGTGATGACTATAAACAAAATCCAAGGACAGTCACTTTTGCATGTTGAATTGTATCTTCCAAGGCCAGTTTTTAGTCATGGTCAACTTTATATTGTAATCTCTAGAGTCACTAGCAAAAAGGGACTAAAAATTCTAATATGCGACCATGATAGCCGCACTCTTAGCACTACGGAAAATGTAGTGTACAAAGAAGTGTTTGAGAATCTATAG